The Bos indicus x Bos taurus breed Angus x Brahman F1 hybrid chromosome 3, Bos_hybrid_MaternalHap_v2.0, whole genome shotgun sequence genome segment TCATAGGCTAGAATAGACTCTTCAAGCTATAAAGAGTTTGTTCCTTCAACTTTGAAACTGTTTTCTATTTGATAAATGTAAGTTTCTCCCCAGGAGCAATAGATGACTTTGCTTGACTAATACTCAACAGTTTAAAAATCCATTTCACAACTATTGCATTTAACATCTGTAAAAATTCCATAATGTGAGCAGGTATTACTGTTGCCAATGAACAAGTAAGGAATCTGAGACAGAGACTAAGGGAAATACTCTACCCCTGGTCTCCTCATTGCAAACCTAGTAGACTTTTCAAGGAATCACAGTTGCCTCCATTCTATAGCTTCAATTGCATTAGGCTCAAatgttctttctcctttcccctgATATGGACtcattccctttccttcaccaactTACGTTTTTTTACTATAATCTTGAGTTTATTAGAGATGTAGGGCAGCCTCTGAATTCTGCCCACACAGTAATAGATGCCACTGTTCCCTTCTGTGACATTGGTGATGGAGATGTTGTGGTTCTCATACCAGTACTTGAGAGCTTTGTTATCCTTGTAGTAGATCACCTTGAAGACATTCAGATTCTTCCAACTGTGGCACCTGAGGAAGAGGGACTCACCCTCCATCATCACCTCAGCAGAGGCCTGAATGATCAACCAGtctgaaaaatattcattaagatatttatttaacaatgacagataaaagaaaaataagatagtaAAAAAGGTCATGCAGAGAGTATCAGAAACCGTTGTCATTAACCCATTTCTTGGCTCAGTCTCCTCTGTTGATAAATACTCTTTCCTCCTGAAAGGTAATTCTGGGGCCACAACATTGCTGACACTTCTGATGAGCCCACCCATAGGAAGTCTGAAACCCATTATCCCTTTCAGCTCTATTGTTGCATTTGGTCACTAAAGGGGAAATTATCCTActctgcctggagagtcctagcCTAGTAGAGTTGTCCTCTCTAAACTTATAGGTGCTTCCCAGTTCTATTAATCATAGTAAGCCTCCAGCTTCCTCAGAACATGCATTACAATTTGAATTAATTATTTGTGTAATTATTGATTGGATGTCCGTTTCCTCATTGGGCTCTCTACTTCAGAGGTCAGGAGCATGTCTGTTCCTTTCATCATATCTCCAGTGCCTAATAATACCTAGGAATCAGTAGATTCTCAATGAATGTTTGTCAATAATGAGTCAGGTTTTATGGCTAATGTCATTTTAAGAACTCAAAATTTAGAATAGAAACATGTCTAGGTTGcataagcatattttatttaggaGCAATCCTTGAGGACTTTTCTAGAATctactccaaaaaaataaagaagctatTTTACACTgctttaggcaatggcaccccactccagtacttttgcctggaaaatcccatggatggaggagcctggtaggctgcagtccatggggtcgctaagagtcagacacgactgagcgacttcactttcacttttcattttcatgcattggagaaggaaatggcaacccactccagtgttcttgcctggagaatcccagggatgggggagcctggtgggctgccatctatggggtcgcacagagtcggacatgactgaagcgacttagcagcagtagcagcagtttctACTTAAGAATTTGTACACAGATGTTGAAACATCTCTTTTCACtcaagagaaaaaatacaaaatgtgcttatactttaaaaatatttatatttaaaaatataaaacaaaatataaatgaccTAGCTGTTCAAATGAAATCATTACTTTGTTCACTGAACATTTACAAAGTAACCCACATATGCCTGAGCACACTGCACTAATTGTTGACAGTAGGAGAGTGATGAAGCAAAACATAAGATTTGTTCTTAAGTAAAAGTAGAGTACATGAGGAATGTAAAGAGAGAGCTTTCAAAATGAAGAGTACAACTTACtactttaccatatgtaaaagagatagctaaGGGGAATTTTGctctatgtctcaggaaactcaatcaggggctctgcatcaacctagaggggtggggtggggagggagatgggagggaggttcaaaagggaagggatatatatatatacctgtggctgatttatgttgaggtttgacagaaaacaatagaattctgtaaagcaattatccttcaattaaaaaataaattaagcaaagaaaaaagagtaCAACTTAATATTCAGGTCATGACACATGGAAATGGCAAAGTAAATCTTTAAATCAAAGAGCTCTTTGTAATGTTCACGTATCCAATATGCCATTTGACCATGTAATATGCATCTGTAGCCAGGTAGAGAAGATAGAAATGAAACAGACTAGAGGAGGAACATTGGGAGACTGCTAGAAtattgaaagaagccagaaggTCAGATGGAGTAGAggcagaagaagagagagggacCTGTATGTGGAGAGAGACCTTGAGTTCCACCTTGCTTCTCTAAGCCTTGGAATAACTTGCTTTCTCCCCATTGTCAGATGGGCCATTCCGCACATGAGAGAATTGATACTTCTGTAGCCCTGGAACTTACCACTGATGACATTTAGGTATACGGGTTCACTGATGGCAAATCCTTTGATTCGGCATTGGTATTCCCCACTGTCCTGCATGCGTGCTTTCACAATGTGCCATCTTGAATTATTCGTTGTGAAACTGGTTCCATTGTGGATCCACAGAGAGGACTGGTCTTCAGAGGAACCGTTCGTACCACATGTAAGAGTCACAGCATCTCCTTTAAGTATTTTTCTCCATGGTGGATTCAAGGACACCTTAGATTTCCAGATGGCTTTGAGAAGAACAGATTGTGGAAAGAGATATGGAAGGAGGGAAAATATCATTGAAATCTGTTCAGCCTCCAGAGTACAGACATAATAATAGTCAATCAACGGTCAATCTACCCTTAAACTGTTGGTGATAAGAAACCTGAGTCCTAGAattaaaggaaggaggaaagaatctTGTGGTCCCACCTAGGGACTCTAGCTCCCAACCTAGGAAAAAATAGGACATGAATGtaagatattaaaaaacaaagaggataatccctctaattttcttgattccAATTTCAGTATCTGTAAATGAGGATTGAAGTCTCTTTTCAGGCAGAGATTATGTCTGTGATGTTCATACATAGTTCAGCACAATGACTACTACATAGCGAGTATtcattaagtatttattgagttgatgaatgagtgaataatggATGAATTAAGGTAGTGGACTAAATGAAATACATGGCCTCTCCCAGCTCTAAATTTTTATGACTATTTAATTGTGAGTGAATAGGGAATGAAAATTATATGTCAATTCTGGAAGGTACTGAGAATCACCAAGATGATCAGTCTTAAAAGGCTTTCAAGAACAAAGAGATATGGTACGGATTTGAATGAAGACTTTGGAAGTGGCCAGGTGGTGATGAGGAAGAGGTGATATGGTCAAAAGAGAACTAGACTTGGATTTAAGGGACTTACGTTAGAATCCAGTGCCTTGTTAGCCATGTAACCGCCAACAAATTACTTAATCTTAATTCAGTATCCTCAAttataaaatggcaataataataacagGGATGAtgatgtaagaattaaatgagtttataTCATAGTATCTGGAGCAGAGGCTGAGACAGATGCTCAGCAGACATGAATGTTTGCATAAAAGAGGAAAGGGTGACTTGAGAGAATAAAGTGCTGTGTGGGAAGCTTTTGAAtgggggaaagaaggaagatgagGCAGGTGGAAGTGCGGTAGCAGGGAAGAGCAGattaataatcattaaaaaacagATGATGGGATGAAGGGAAAGGATGAAGGGTGGGCAATTTCCAGACACATTGAAATGCTGAGGGAACAAGGACAGAGGACTCACCTGCTGACATGCCATCTGGAGCTGCAAAATCCAGAGACAATAAGTTAGTATCTGACCCCAGCCTTCTGCATACCTGAAGACTGGGATCTGGTTATGATGCTGAGGTCCACATCCATGGAGTTTAAAGGGCCAACCATCTTTTCAGGACTCTGTTTAAGGGAGAGAAGGagcttctctccttcctctgctgtccCTCCTTTACCCTCTAGGAAAATCCAGCTTGATAGCAAGGACCAGACTTTCAGTCCGGCTTCCTCCTTAGATGATGCCCAATCCCCCTCCTTAGATGATGCCCAACCCCCCTATCCAGCTCGTCCTCCCTACAGAATCCCTGGGAAATGACCCACAGTTTGCTCATAACCTAGAAAAAGTCAGCAATAAAACTGTCAACTCTCCCTCACCAGCCACTCCCCCAATCTGTTCTGGCCCCTTCAAGGGGGCTGGTAACTCTACTTACAGAAAAGCAGCAGAGCTATCCACAGCAGGGCAGGGGCTCCCATGGGAATAGTAGGCATCTTCTCCGTGGCCTCCAACTGAGCTGCAGAGATCCAAGGCCTTAGAAtaaacttgaaagtgaaaagcagaaggaaatgttCTCTGTGTCATATCTGGTTAACGCATCAGCTGCACCTAAGTTTGCTTCCTTCTCTGGAGATAACATTCAGAGTGGTGCCTAAAAGggcaattttatatatatagttgtaaaatcatttactgattttcttcttctttttttgtttgcactgcacagcattcaggatcttagttccccaatcagggattgaaaccatgccccttgcagtggaagtggatgcacagtcttaaccactggaccaccagggaggtctccaGGACAATTTTTACTTACCCCCATACTCTCCATTACACCTTTGTGTACACACCTGGAATCTAGtgggagaggggcagagggggCACACAGGAACAAAACTTTCTTAAACTGTCAAAGTATAGTTATTTTGTTTGCAACTTAGAAAAGTGGGGTGCAGAggagagaagaataaaaataagttaattattCACCTAATATaggtcagctgctgctgctgctaagtcgcttcagttgtgtccaactctgtgcgaccccatagacgacagcccaccaggctcccccatccctgggattctccaggcaagaatactggagtgggttgccattttcttctccaaatataGGTCAGGCACTATGCTAAATACACCTTATACTTCATTCATTTCTCAAAATAATTCTATGAAGATATACCATCATTATCTACAttttatagaaaggaaaattGGAGCTTAGAGAGGTAAAGTCATTTATCCTAGAGTACTCCCTAGTAAATGGCTAATTTGGGactgaaacatttgaaaaatcgAATCCTAGAGTAAAATTCACAATCATGATTACTGTTTATGCATGTCTATAAGTATGGCCAGAATTCTAGCTGAAATTCTGTTGTGGTTCTCCAGAGTTACCAACCCTCTTGTTACCTAATTTCCTGCTGATCCATTAGTGCACAAATCCACAAATTTTCATCTGCTTCCTATGACCCACTGTCCGACCAGCCAAATTGGAGATATTTTTGGAGGCTCCTTCTCTCCATGGGTCCTGATGAGGTCTACAACACAGGAAGGCAGATGTTAAACCATAACTTAAAGGGATCTcagtaatataatttattttattttattgctccagcttttgtccatttttatgtTTCAAATCCTCTAGCCTGATCACCCTTTCTCCTTTAAATCCACATCTGTTTTCTTCCCTCCTGGACCTCAATgagtaattcttttctttttaactctagGTCAGAATTAGTCACCTTCTTCCAGGATTTGATATTGATAATGACACTGGAGATAACATCTCCATAAATATCTCCATTGGCTTGCCCTCCACAAAGTTTTTTTCATGTGTGGTATTATTATTTGGGCCTTGCCAAAACTCTGAAATAGCAGAGGCAATATGAAGTCAGCAAGGCCCCATTCTATCATGCCAGCTTTTCCATAcagactgttttatttttttaatatatataattatacttatttttgtatgtattcttggctgtgctgggccttcttgCTGCAtgtgttttctctagttgtggcaagcaggtctactctgtagttgcagtgcgtgggcttctcattgcggtagctGCTCTCATTGTGCAGCACGGCCTATAGGgcattcaggcttcagtagctgctgcctatgggctcagtagttgcagttcctgggctctagcgCACaagctcaacagttgtggcttagttgctcctcagcacgtGGGCTCCTCCCGGACCAGATATCAAAcctatctctcctgcattggcaggagtactctttaccactgaaccaccagggaaaccccaccaACTGTTGAATTAAGACGAATGAATTAAATATAAAGTCGCTGCACATAAAGATCTAACCAAAGCTTTCAGcttctctgaaactagagaataTGGGTCTACAGATTCCTAAACAGAAAGTTTCAGATAAGAAAGATGCTGACTGGTCCCAGGTTGTGCAATATCTTAGTGACAGATctttaaagaaagcaaagagtTAATCTGGAAAGTGTAAGTATTTATGTGATTAGGGTTTACCTATAAAACAGAGACAATGATGATATCTAGATCATGTCTTTATTATGAGGTTTaagaagataataaatgtgtaaaaTGCATTGAACAGCATCTGGTATGTAAAAGATGCTCTGTAAATCTATTTTTCCCctcctttattgttgttgttgttgttcagtcgctaagtcaggtctgactctttgtgacgctatggactgctgcgcgccaggcttctctgtccttcactatctccaggagttcactcaaactcatgtccattgagtcagtgaggtcatccaactgtctcatcctatattgcccgcttctcctcctgctcccaattttgcctagcattag includes the following:
- the FCER1A gene encoding high affinity immunoglobulin epsilon receptor subunit alpha isoform X2, yielding MPTIPMGAPALLWIALLLFSPDGMSAAIWKSKVSLNPPWRKILKGDAVTLTCGTNGSSEDQSSLWIHNGTSFTTNNSRWHIVKARMQDSGEYQCRIKGFAISEPVYLNVISDWLIIQASAEVMMEGESLFLRCHSWKNLNVFKVIYYKDNKALKYCIPSKQLFLATISYPIVGGDSVCCGHRVAYLDPAAVHITIEDEENQETQQIYGPTA
- the FCER1A gene encoding high affinity immunoglobulin epsilon receptor subunit alpha isoform X1, with product MPTIPMGAPALLWIALLLFSPDGMSAAIWKSKVSLNPPWRKILKGDAVTLTCGTNGSSEDQSSLWIHNGTSFTTNNSRWHIVKARMQDSGEYQCRIKGFAISEPVYLNVISDWLIIQASAEVMMEGESLFLRCHSWKNLNVFKVIYYKDNKALKYWYENHNISITNVTEGNSGIYYCVGRIQRLPYISNKLKIIVKKPYPQSNYFWLQFLIPLLVVILFAVDTGLLISTQQQFTLLLKMKRTRKRNRFTDPQPKPDPPGN